The Streptomyces sp. R28 region GTGGCGCCCGTGAACTCGCCGCCGGCGGCCGGGCTGGCCGGGGCGCGCAATGCCGGGCTGCGGGCGGCGATCGGTGACTGGGTGGTGTTCCTGGACGGCGACGACGTGCTGGTGCCGGGGGCTCTGACGGCGCTGGACGCCCGGCTGGGCGAGACCGGTGACGTGGATGTCCTGCACTTCGAGCACGAGCGGACCCCGTGGTGGGTGGGTGAGCCGACCAATCCGGCCGCGCTCGTGCTGGCGCGGACGCCGGGCGGGGTCTTCTCGCCCGAGGAGGCCGTCGAGCTGACGGGGGTCCAGCTCCCGGCGTGGAGTGCGGCATACCGGCGGACCTTCCTCGCCGAGCACCACCTCGCCTTTCCCGACGGCCACTTCACCGATGTCGGCTTCGGCGGGCTGGTCGTGCTGGGGGCGGAGCGCATGGCGGTGCTGCGCCAGGTCGTCGTACGGCATCTGCTGCGCCGGCAGGGCAACCGGCTGGGCCTGCCGGGGGAGCACCACTTCGAGCTGCTGGACCAGGCCGAGCTGGTGCTGGCGCGGGCGGCCGAGGAGGGGCTGTCCGAGGAGCGGCGCGCGGCGCTGTTCGAGCAGCTCTTCGCCGCCGTACTGAAGACGGCCGCCCATCCGCGACGGCTGCCGCGCGGGCGCCGTGCCTTCTTCCGGCGGGCGAGCAGGCTCTACCGGCGGTACCGCCCCGCCGGGTTCCGGACGCCGGGCGGCAGTCTCGGTGTGCAGCACCGGCTGCTGGCGAGCGGGGCGTATGCGGCGTTCCGGGCGCTGCGCCGGGCCAACCAGGTGGCGGCGCGGGCGGCTTCGGGCGTGCCGCGTCCGCGCGGGCTGCGCACGCGGCTGCGGTACCGGCTCCAGCTGCGGCGGCCGCTGGATCAGAACCTCGCCGTGTACTGCGCTTACTGGGGGCGCGGTTATGTCTGCAATCCGGCCGCGATCCACGCCAAGGCACGCGAACTCGCCCCCCACCTCCGTGCGGTGTTCGTGGTCGAGGAGGACCAGGCGCACACCGTGCCGAAGGACGTGGAGTACGCCGTCATCGGCAGCCGTAAGTACTGGGACGTGCTGGCCCGCGCCAAGTACCTGGTCAACAACGCCAACTTCGCGGACGCCGTGGTCAAGCGCGAGGGCAGCGTGCATCTGTCGACCCAGCACGGCACCCCGCTGAAGAAGATGGGTGCCGACCAGGCGACGTACCCCGTGGTGGCGGCCGCGACCGGCAGCTTCGCCAAGCTGCTGGCCCGCGTGGACCGCTGGGACTACAACCTCACCTCCAACCGGCACTCCACTCAGATGTGGGAGAGCGCCTTCCCCGCCGCGCACGAGACCCTCGAGTACGGCTATCCGCGCAACGACGCCTACTACACGTCGACCGCCGCCGACGTCGCCCGCATCCGCCGCGAACTCGGCGTCCCCGAGGGCAAGAAGGCCCTGCTGTACGCGCCCACGCACCGCGACCACACCACCGGCTTCGAGTCGAGCCTCGACCTCCAGGCGCTGTGCGAGGAGATCGGCGACGAGTACGTCGTGCTGCTGCGCGCCCACTACTTCTACGACCGGGGCGGCGCGCGCGGCACCGGCCGGATCATCGACGTCACGGGGCACCGCTCGTCCGAGGACGTCTGCCTGGCCGCCGACGCGCTGATCACCGACTACTCCTCGATCATGTTCGACTACGCCAACCTGGACCGCCCGATCGTCGTGTACGCGGACGACTGGGACGTCTACCGGGAGCTGCGGGGCGTCTACTTCGACCTGATGGAGGCCCCGCCGGGCCGGGTGGCGCGTACGCCGGGGGAGCTGGCGGCCGTCTTCCGTGACGGCTCGTGGGCGGACGAGGAGGCCAGGGACCTGCGTGCCGCGTTCCGGGAGCGGTTCTGCCAGTTCGACGACGGGCACGCCGCCGAGCGCGTCGTACGCCGGGTGCTGCTCGGTGAGCCGCCCGAGGCGATCCCGCCAGTGATCCCCCTCGCCGAGCGCATCCCCGCCCCCGCCGCGACGACCCTCGTGAGGAACTGACGTGCCCCGCTTCAGCATCATCGTCCCCGTCTTCAAGGTGCAGGGCTTTCTGCGGGAGTGTCTCGACTCGGTGCTCGGGCAGTCGTACACCGACTTCGAGGTGATCGCCGTCGACGACCGCTCCCCCGACGGCTGCCCCGCCATCCTGGACGCCTACGCCGAGCGCGACGCACGCGTGCGCGTGCTGCACCTGCCGGAGAACGTCGGCCTCGGCCGGGCCCGCAACGCCGGTCTGGAGCAGGCGAGCGGCGACTACGTCCTGTTCCTCGACAGCGACGACCACTACACGCCGGGCCTGCTGGCCGCCGTCGCCGCGCGTCTGGAGACGGCCGACGACCCGGACATCCTGGTCTTCGACCACGTGCGCACCCACTGGTGGGGGCGCGGCGGCCGGAGCACGGCGGCGGACCTGCTGGCCGCGGCCGGCACGGACACCTTCAGCGTCCGCGAGAGCCCGGAGTACCTGCATCTGTTCCTGGTCGCCTGGAACAAGGCGTACCGGCGGGACTTCTTCCTCAAGCACGAGCTGCGCTACGCGCCGGGCCTGTACGAGGACGCGCCCGTCACCTACCGCTCGATGGTGCTGGCCGACCGCATCGCCTGCCTGGAGCGGATCGGGGTCGAGTACCGACAGCGCAGGCAGGGGGCGATCACCAAGACTCCGGGGCGGCGGCATTTCGACATCTTCCCGCAGTACGAGGGCCTGTTCGCGTTCCTCGAAGGGTGCCCGGACCTGGCGTGGGCACGTCCGCTGCTGTTCGAGCGGGCCCTGGACCACATGCTGTTCGTGCTCGCCCGCGAGGACCGGGTGAGGCCCGCGGACCGGCCGGACTTCTACCGTGAGATCCGCTCCTTCCACGCCCGCCACGTCCCGGCGGGCTTCACCCCTCCCGACGGCCGGCGCGGCAAGGAGATGCGGCTGCTGGCGACGGCGCCCTACGCGTCGTACGCCGTGGCGAGCTCCCTGCACGAGGTGCGCAGGGTGGCGGGGGCCGGCAAGCGGCGCGTGGCGCGGGTGGCGGCGCAGCGGGCCCAACGGGTCTGGTACGCGGCCCAGTCGAAGCTGCCGCTCGATCCGCACCTGGCCGTCTACTCGGCGTTCTCGCATCGCGGGGTGCTGGGCGATCCGGCGGCGATCCACGCCAAGGCCCGGGAGATCGCCCCGCACATCAGGGGTGTGTGGGTCGTCCAGGAGGACGCGGTCGACTCGCTCCCTCCCGCCACCGACTTCGTGACGCCGGGCTCGCGGCGCTACCACGAGGTCATGGCGCGGGCCACGTACTGGGTGAACAACGTCAACTGGCCCGGCAGCCTGGCCAAGCGCCCCGGCAGCGTCCACATCCAGACCCATCAGGGCACCCCGCTCAAGTACATGGCGGCCGACCTGCTGGCCAAGCCCGGCGCCCGGCACGGCTTCGACGTGCCGAAGATGCTGTGGCGGGCCGACCGCTGGGACTACAGCCTGGTGGCCAACCGGCACTCGGAGCTGGTGTGGGAGCGGGCGTATCCGTGTCACTTCGCGTCGCTGCGGACGGGGAGTCCGCGCAATGACGTGCTGGTCACCGCCGGTCCGGACGCCACTGAGGCCGCCCGTGCGCGGCTCGGTGTCCCCGCCGGTGACACCGTCGTGCTGTACGCGCCGACCCGTCGTGAGTACCGCCGGGGCGGCCATGTCGACCGGATCGATCTCGCCCGGTTCGCCGCGGACCTCGGCGCGGGCCACACGCTCGTCGTACGGCTGCATCCGTCGCTGGCGCAGGGCACGGCGCGCGGGATGGGCCTGGCCGATCTGCACCGGCGGGGCGTGCTGATCGACGCGACGGACGTGCCGCAGGTCGAGGACGTGCTGCTCGCCGCCGATGTGCTGGTCACCGACTACTCGGCCCTGATGTTCGACTACGCCAACCTGGACCGGCCGATCGTGGTCCACGCCGACGACTGGGGGGCGTACGCGGCGAGCAGGGGCGCCTACTTCGACATCACGTCCGACGCGCCGGGTCATGTGTCCCGCTCCTACCGGGAGTTGGCGTGGCTGTTCGCGTCCGGGACGTGGCAGGACGGGGAGTCGGCGCGGTTGCGGGCGGGGTTCCGGGAGCGGTTCTGCGAGTTCGACGACGGGTTGGCCGCGGAGCGGGTCGTACGGACGTTGATGCTGGGTGAGTCGATGCCGGAGCGTCCGAGCGGGGTGCAGCGGGTGCCGGCTCCGGCAGACGCGAGGGCTCACTCGATGAGGTGATGTGAGGTAAAGCCGTTGACCCGACCGGCCCGATCGGGAACATACGGCAAATGCCTCAAACCCACACAACCTCAACGACCAGCACTGCGGGCGCTGTAGGTGTCCTCGTCCGGAGGACCGTGCGCGGCGCGAGTGCCCTGCGCGGCGGCCGCAGTTGGCGTCCGACGCCGTACCAGGTCTTCGGCTTCGCGTTCTTCCTGGCGATGTCGCTGGCGTACTGGGCCGTGCCGCTGTGCTGCGACGCGGGCCAGCACGCGGCGGTCGTCGAACGCCTCAAGGCGAACCTGCTGCACCCGCGTCATCCGATGGCGGACCTGCCGGGCGCGGGCAGCCCGTACTACTCGCCGTACACGGCCGCGCAGGGCGCGTTCGCCCGGCTGACCGGGCTGGGCGGCTGGGAGGTGGTGCGGCTGGCCGGCCCGCTGAACCTGCTGGTGCTGCTGACCGGCATCGGCCGCTTCGTGCGGGTGCTGACGCCGAGACCGTGGGCGCCGGTGCTCGCGCTGGGGGCGATGACGCTGCTGTGGGGGACGGAGCGGGCCTGGTGGAGTGGCTATCTGAGCCTGATGTCGATGACGGGGAACCTCGGCTATCCGTCGGCCTTCGCCATCGGGCTCACGTTCTGGACGTGGTCGCTCACGGGGGTGCGGGCGCGCGGGGAGGGAGCGGGCGGGGAGGGAGCGGGCGCACCGCCGTCCGCCCCGGGGCTCGTCCGGTACGTCGGGCCGAGCGGGCTGCCGGGGTTCGCCGGGTACGCGGGGATCGGCGCGCTGTACGGGCTGATCCTGCTGATCCATCCGATCACCGCGGCGGCGGCGGTGCTGGGGGCGGTGGCGTTCGTCGCCGGGTGGCAGCGGGGGATGGCCGCCGTGGCCGTGCGGTGGGGGGTGACGGCGGGTGTGGCGGCGCTGGTCGCCGGGTGCTGGCCGTACTTCGACGTGTTCGCGCTGGCCGGGGACGAGAGCGTGGACTGGATGCACCGGCGGCTCTACGAGCATCTCGGCGGGCAGTTCTGGCTGGCGCTCCTGGGGCTGCCGGCGCTGTGGCTGCGGTGGCGGCGGGGTTCCTGGCGGGATCCGCTGGTGCTGCTGTTCACCCTCGACTGCCTGTTCGTGGCGTACGGCTGGGTCAGCGGCCGCTACACCTACGGCAGGATCCTCGGGCTCACCCTGGTGCCGCCGCAGTTCGCGCTCGCGGTGGAGCTGGCGGCGCCCCGGCCGTGGGGCAGGGCGCGCCGGGTGCTGGGCGGGGCGACGGCCGTCGGGGCCTGCGTCGGGTTCCTCACCGTGCAGGGCGGGGCGGTGGTGCCGCGGGCACTGGATCCGATCGGCCTCGAGCAGCCGTCGCACTGGCCGTCGTACGCCTGGGTGGCACGGCACGTCGGCAAGGGCGAGGTGGTGATCTCCGACGGGCACTTCGCCCCGCGCTCCATCCCCGGCTACGGCCCGAACCTGGCCGCCCCGATCTGGCCCGACCCCGCCCTGGACGAGCGGGAACGGGAGCGCCGGCTCGCCGATGTCCGCGCCTACCTCTCCGACACCTCGACCCGCGCCGAGCGCACGGCCATCGCCCGGCGGTACCACGCGCACTGGCTGCTGCTGACGCGATGGAAGACGGTGCCGGAGGAGGCGGTGGTGGTGGCGTGGAGTCGGGGGACGGGGGAGGTGCTGGCGCGGATCGGGTGACGGTCCGGTTCGGGGTGGGGCTGCTCCGCGGTGGTTACTCGATGACGAGGTCGACGTCGATGTTGCCGCGGGTGGCGTTGGAGTAGGGGCAGACCTGGTGGGCCTGCTCGACCAGCTTGCGGCCGGTCGCCTCGTCCAGGGTGTCGGGCAGCTCCACGCGCAGGGTCACCTTCAGACCGAAGGCCTCGCCCTGCTTGCCTATGCCGACCTCGGCGGTGACGGCGGCGTCGGAGACGTCGACCTTGGCCGCGCGGCCGACGAGGCCGAGGGCGCTGCCGAAGCAGGCGGCGTAACCGGCGGCGAACAGCTGCTCCGGGTTGGTGCCCTGGCCGTTGCCGCCCAGTTCCACCGGCATGGCCAGCGCGAGGTCGATCTTGCCGTCGTTGCTGACGGCGCGGCCCTCGCGGCCGTGAGTGGCGGTGGCGACAGCGGTGTAGAGCGCGTCCATGGAAAACCATCCCTCTCGATCGGGTCATGTTCCGGCGGCCCCGTTGGCGGCCGCCGTACGACCACAAGTAGAGCACACAATTCAATTGCACACAACTAAATGACGGGCACGAGTTACCCTGGAAGCATGACGACCACGCCCACGGCCGACTGGCTCCGCCTCGACCAGCAGATCTGCTTCTCCCTGAACGCCGCGTCGCGCGCCTTCGGCGGCGTCTACCGCGTGGTGCTGAAGGACCTGGGGCTCACGTATCCGCAGTACCTGGTGATGCTGGTGCTGTGGGAGCACGGCGACCTGCCCGTGAAGAAGCTCGGCGAACACCTGCGCCTCGACTCCGGCACGCTGTCGCCGCTGCTCAAGCGACTGGAGGCGGCCGGTCTGGTACGCCGGGAGCGCAGCGCCCGCGACGAGCGCTCGGTGGAGGTGCGGCTGACGGAGGAGGGGGCCGCGCTGCGCGAGCGGGCCCTGCAGGTGCCGCGCCGGATCGCCACGGCGACGGGCTTCGACGTGGACGAGATCCGCGAGCTGCGGGCACGGCTGGATCAGCTCACGGAGGCGTTGGATGCGGCGGCGGTGGAGGAGGCTGCGGTCGAGGAGACTGCGGCAGAGAACGCGGGGGCAACGACGTCGGGGCGGGGTGCGTAGGCGGGGCGGGGTGTATGCCCGGGCTGGTCGCGCGGCGGATGTAGAGGCGTAGCGGGCCGTCGGGCTGCCGGGCAGGGTGGGGCCGGAACTCCTCGCCCACGACGTCGAGCTTGGCGCGCTCGGTGGGGTTGCGCGGATACCAGGGCGAGTTCAGCGCGTACGGCTCGGCGACGACCCAGAGCCGGTCGACCGAGTCGAGCCTGCGCCGCAGCTCCTCGGCCCCGACCTCACGGCCGTACAACGTCCCCGACCTCGGCCCGGACTGCCGCAACGCGATGTCCCAGGCCCGCCGGAACCCCTTCGGATACGCCATCGCCGAACGCCGCCCGATGGACGGCAGGTACAGCACCGGGTCGCCGGGGCGCAGGTGCCGGGCGGCGAACGCCGAGGTGACGGCGAGGTTGTCGGGGCGGTGGGCCGGAGAGCGGTCCTGGCGGTGGAGGGGGAGGTGGTGGAGGAAGGCGAGGGCGATGGCGATGACGCCGGCCACGGGCGTCAGGGGGAAGTGTGGGTGCCGGGCGGGACTGGGTGCCGGCCGGTCTCCGTCCAGGGACTCGCGACGTACGAGACCGACCATCCGATCAGCCCCCGCCGCCACCAGCAACGGCGCCCCCGCCAGCCCGTACAGCACATACCGGTCGTCGTACATCGGCCGAACCTGCGACACGGCGAGAAGGAGCCCGGGCGGCACCACCAGCAACGGCAACGCGACCGCGGCAACCCGCCCCACCCCCAGCCCCGCCACCATCAGCAGGACGCACGCCCCGAACACCACTCCCGTCGGCCCGGCGACAAACCCCCGCAGCAACCGTTCCGCGCTCCCCCACCCCGGCACCGGCAACCACGCCACCTGCCCGGCCTGCGCCCGTGACACGACCGCCAACGGCAGCAGGGCGACCCCGGCGCCGGCCACCGCACGCCCCCACCCGAACCACGCCCGCCACGACACCCGTCCCACTCCGAGGGTCACCGCGTGCGCGCACACCACCAGCACGGCCAGCTCATGCAGCAGACAAGTGACCCCGAGGACCGCCCCGTACGCCCACCACACCCGCCGCACCAGTAGCAGCGTCGCCCCCGCGACCCCCGCCGTCACCAGCGCGTACGACCGCCCCTCCTGCGCGAAGTGCCCGGCCATCGGCGTCACCGCGTACAACAGCCCGGCCCACAACCCCACCCTCGGCCGCGCCAACCGCACCCCGAGCGCCGCGATCAGCCCGGCCGCAGCGGCCGCCCCGCACACCGACGGCAGCCGGAGGACGACCTCACCGGGGTGGACGGCCAGGACGGCGTGCATGAGCAGGTAGTACAGGCCGTGCACGGCATCCACGCCCTGCACCAGCCGCCAGATCTCCGGCACCGACCGCCGCGCGACCTGGAACGTCACCCCCTCGTCCCGCCACATGCCGCCCCGGTCGAGCCCCCACAGCCCGAGCCCGGACATGACGAGCACGGGGACCCCTACGGCTACGACCGCGGCCGCACCGCCGGCGCGGCCACCCTTCCTCGTCGGCTCCCGCTCGCCGTTCACCACAGGACCGAGTTTGTACTATTAACCGACACTTACTGACGATTGACGGCGTATCATCACCAATTTGGCATTCACCCGGCATACGATCGGCCCGCGCACCCCTGAAATGCCGCTGCCCGTGAGTGAACCGGTCTCACACTCCGGCCGTCTTCCGCAACGGGCCCAAGTCCCGCTTCACGAGCGACTGCCCCTCATTCCTGCGATTCCGGATCGTGGCCTCCCATGCCCCCTCACGCTCCTCACAGCACGCACGGCCCCCAGGTCGGCATCGTCGTCATCGGCTACGACGACGCCGCGCATGTGACGACGGCCGTCCGCTCGGCGTTGGCGCAGGGGCCCGTGGTCCGTGAGGTCGTCGCCGTCGACGACTGCTCGACGGACGGGAGCGCGGAACTGCTCGCCCGTCTCGCCGCGACCGAACCGCGCCTGAAGGTGGTCCGGCGCCGGGTCAACAGCGGCGGCTGCGGCAGCCCGCGCAACACCGGACTCGACCGGGTGACCTCGCCGTACGTGATGTTCCTGGACAGTGACGACGTACTCCCGCCGGGCGCGGTGGACGCGCTGCTCGCGGCGGCGACGGGGGCGGACGCGGAGGTGGCGGGCGGTCTGTGTGTGCGGCGGGAGCTGCCTGGTCGGCGGGGGCTACCCGGCGGGCGGGAGCTGCCCGGCCGGCGCGATGTGCCCTGGCAGGCGCCCCTCTACGCCGCGCACGCCGTGTTCGAGCGCCCCGCACAGCGCCCACGCCTGGTCCACGACACGCTCTGCGTCAACAAGCTCTACCGCACCGACTTCCTGCGCGAGCACGGCATCCGCTTCCCCGAAGGCCGCTTCCTCTACGAGGACTTCGTCTTCACCGCGCGCGTGCTCGCCGCCGGCCCGCGCCTCGCGCTCATCCCGGACCGGGTGTACGTCTGGCACGTACGCCGTGCCGCCGACCGGCTGTCGATCTCCCTGGACCGCGCCGGCATCACCAACTGGCAGGCGCGCACGCAGGCGAGCCGGCTGGCGTACGACATCCTGCTGGGCGCCGGGCAGAAGGAGCTCGCCCGGGAGGCGCGCGCCAAGTTCCTCGACCACGATCTGCGGGTGTACGCACGCGAGTTGGGGTTGCACGACACTCCCTACCAGCGCGCGTGGTGGGCACACACGCGGGCGTACCTCGCGGAGTACGACGCGTCCGACTGGGCCCACAACCCCGCCGCACCCGGCCGCCTCATCGGCCGCGTCGTCCTGGCCTCCCCCGAGCCCCGCGACCTGCCCCGCCTCAGGGACCTGGCCTCCCGCCCCGCCCGCCTCCTCCCGCCGTACACCCACACCCCCGACGGCATCCCTGTCTGGTCGGCCGCCTTGCCCGAGGTCCAGCTGGAGCCGCTGCTGACCCGCCCCGTCCGCCTCCTCCCCCTCGCCGTCGACGCGGAACTGCGCCCACGCGCGCGTACCGCCCTCCTCCGGCTACGCCTGCACGAGCTGTACGGCCGGGTGGCGCAGGCGGGGCCGGAGGCGCTGGAGGTGGAGTGGCGGTGCCGGGAGACGGGGCGCGCGACGGTTCCGCGTACGACGGCGGCGCTGACGCCCTCGGCCGACGGCGGCGTCTGGTCGGCCGAGACGACGGTCGACTGGGCGGCGTTCGGGAGTCCGGGTGGACGGGGGGCGGGCACGTGGGACATGCGGCTGCGCGTGTGCTTCCGAGG contains the following coding sequences:
- a CDS encoding CDP-glycerol glycerophosphotransferase family protein; translated protein: MPRFSIIVPSHGVAGRLSQALDSVLAQPFGDFELIPVCDAPDSPAAHVAAGYAERDCRVAPVNSPPAAGLAGARNAGLRAAIGDWVVFLDGDDVLVPGALTALDARLGETGDVDVLHFEHERTPWWVGEPTNPAALVLARTPGGVFSPEEAVELTGVQLPAWSAAYRRTFLAEHHLAFPDGHFTDVGFGGLVVLGAERMAVLRQVVVRHLLRRQGNRLGLPGEHHFELLDQAELVLARAAEEGLSEERRAALFEQLFAAVLKTAAHPRRLPRGRRAFFRRASRLYRRYRPAGFRTPGGSLGVQHRLLASGAYAAFRALRRANQVAARAASGVPRPRGLRTRLRYRLQLRRPLDQNLAVYCAYWGRGYVCNPAAIHAKARELAPHLRAVFVVEEDQAHTVPKDVEYAVIGSRKYWDVLARAKYLVNNANFADAVVKREGSVHLSTQHGTPLKKMGADQATYPVVAAATGSFAKLLARVDRWDYNLTSNRHSTQMWESAFPAAHETLEYGYPRNDAYYTSTAADVARIRRELGVPEGKKALLYAPTHRDHTTGFESSLDLQALCEEIGDEYVVLLRAHYFYDRGGARGTGRIIDVTGHRSSEDVCLAADALITDYSSIMFDYANLDRPIVVYADDWDVYRELRGVYFDLMEAPPGRVARTPGELAAVFRDGSWADEEARDLRAAFRERFCQFDDGHAAERVVRRVLLGEPPEAIPPVIPLAERIPAPAATTLVRN
- a CDS encoding CDP-glycerol glycerophosphotransferase family protein gives rise to the protein MPRFSIIVPVFKVQGFLRECLDSVLGQSYTDFEVIAVDDRSPDGCPAILDAYAERDARVRVLHLPENVGLGRARNAGLEQASGDYVLFLDSDDHYTPGLLAAVAARLETADDPDILVFDHVRTHWWGRGGRSTAADLLAAAGTDTFSVRESPEYLHLFLVAWNKAYRRDFFLKHELRYAPGLYEDAPVTYRSMVLADRIACLERIGVEYRQRRQGAITKTPGRRHFDIFPQYEGLFAFLEGCPDLAWARPLLFERALDHMLFVLAREDRVRPADRPDFYREIRSFHARHVPAGFTPPDGRRGKEMRLLATAPYASYAVASSLHEVRRVAGAGKRRVARVAAQRAQRVWYAAQSKLPLDPHLAVYSAFSHRGVLGDPAAIHAKAREIAPHIRGVWVVQEDAVDSLPPATDFVTPGSRRYHEVMARATYWVNNVNWPGSLAKRPGSVHIQTHQGTPLKYMAADLLAKPGARHGFDVPKMLWRADRWDYSLVANRHSELVWERAYPCHFASLRTGSPRNDVLVTAGPDATEAARARLGVPAGDTVVLYAPTRREYRRGGHVDRIDLARFAADLGAGHTLVVRLHPSLAQGTARGMGLADLHRRGVLIDATDVPQVEDVLLAADVLVTDYSALMFDYANLDRPIVVHADDWGAYAASRGAYFDITSDAPGHVSRSYRELAWLFASGTWQDGESARLRAGFRERFCEFDDGLAAERVVRTLMLGESMPERPSGVQRVPAPADARAHSMR
- a CDS encoding organic hydroperoxide resistance protein; translation: MDALYTAVATATHGREGRAVSNDGKIDLALAMPVELGGNGQGTNPEQLFAAGYAACFGSALGLVGRAAKVDVSDAAVTAEVGIGKQGEAFGLKVTLRVELPDTLDEATGRKLVEQAHQVCPYSNATRGNIDVDLVIE
- a CDS encoding MarR family winged helix-turn-helix transcriptional regulator, translating into MTTTPTADWLRLDQQICFSLNAASRAFGGVYRVVLKDLGLTYPQYLVMLVLWEHGDLPVKKLGEHLRLDSGTLSPLLKRLEAAGLVRRERSARDERSVEVRLTEEGAALRERALQVPRRIATATGFDVDEIRELRARLDQLTEALDAAAVEEAAVEETAAENAGATTSGRGA
- a CDS encoding glycosyltransferase family 2 protein encodes the protein MPPHAPHSTHGPQVGIVVIGYDDAAHVTTAVRSALAQGPVVREVVAVDDCSTDGSAELLARLAATEPRLKVVRRRVNSGGCGSPRNTGLDRVTSPYVMFLDSDDVLPPGAVDALLAAATGADAEVAGGLCVRRELPGRRGLPGGRELPGRRDVPWQAPLYAAHAVFERPAQRPRLVHDTLCVNKLYRTDFLREHGIRFPEGRFLYEDFVFTARVLAAGPRLALIPDRVYVWHVRRAADRLSISLDRAGITNWQARTQASRLAYDILLGAGQKELAREARAKFLDHDLRVYARELGLHDTPYQRAWWAHTRAYLAEYDASDWAHNPAAPGRLIGRVVLASPEPRDLPRLRDLASRPARLLPPYTHTPDGIPVWSAALPEVQLEPLLTRPVRLLPLAVDAELRPRARTALLRLRLHELYGRVAQAGPEALEVEWRCRETGRATVPRTTAALTPSADGGVWSAETTVDWAAFGSPGGRGAGTWDMRLRVCFRGGAYREVTAHALTGAGPLRRRAVVGAGHAVVLVQPYATHSGALALRMAGGLRGVMSVIGGRLRRLLHCH